The following nucleotide sequence is from Streptomyces sp. TG1A-8.
CGCGCGCAGGTCCGCATCGGCCTTCGCCTGGCGCTCCTGGGCCTCCTTGCGCTCCGCCTGCGTCTCACGGGCGCGGGCTTCGGCGACCAACGCGTTGTCCAGAGCCTCCTGCTCCAGAGCGGCGGCCCGCTCTGCGGCGCTGACCTGGGCGCGAGCATGGGCGCGGGCCTGGCCCGTCTCGCCTTCCACCCGGGCGCGGAGTGCTTCGAGCTTGCCCTCCGCTTCCAGGCGCTCGGCCTCGGCTTTCTTCCGCGCCAGTTCCTGGCGTGTCTCGGCGTCCAGGCGCCGGCGCTCGGCTTCCTCCGCCCGTGCCTGTGCCTCGCGTTCCTGCTGCTCAGGCAGCGCGAGCGCCTCAGTGACGGTGTAGCCGTACGGGGCCATCGTCATCGGCAGCCGCTCATCGTCGGTCGCCTTGGACAGATCGCCCTTGTACTTGCGCTTGAGCCACTGCTCATAGGCGATGAGGTCCTGCTGACGCCGGACCATCTCCTCGTAGGAGGCGACCGCGTACAGCCGCATCCGGCGGTAAAAGCGCGGAGTGTCCAGGGGGGCGAGGATCCAGCGGTGCAGCGGGATCCGGTCGACCGCTGTACCGGCCTCCAGCCTGGCCTTTTGGATGATCAGGCGGCGGGCGGCCTCCACACCGATCACGAACAGCACCGGCATGACACCGTGGCTGGCAGCCTTGACCGGGTCGTCGCCGATGTGGCCTTGCGAGCTGGCGTTGAACCACACGGTGGCGGCTGTCATGCCGTGCGCGGCCATGCGCAGCAGCGGCCACGGGGTGTCCTTGCGGATCAGGTACAGGTCCAGCGCGAGGAACGCGATGATCGACGCATCCACACCGACCGGGAACCAGGGCGCCAGATCCTTGCTGAACCCCCAGGCCAGAGCCACCTTGGCGAGGGTGCTGTAGGACATCGCGAAACCGATGACCCCGACGAGCGTGCCGCCGAGAGCGGCGGCCGCCGACAGCGCGGTCATCAGCCGGTCACGCCCGGGCTTGATCGGCTTCCGCTTCACTGTTCCCGAAACGCTTCCCCGCGTTCCCGAAACGGGTGCGGCTGCGTCCGAAACAGCGGTCGGTGGGCGCGAAGCGGGGGCGTTAAGAGCCGCCGTCTGCGGCGTCTCAGTGATCGTCACGGAAGCCTCCAGAGAAGGGCGTTCAGGGTGCGGGCGAAACGAGGGGGGCCGCTCCCGAAACGCGGCGAGGCGTTCCCGAAACAGCGGCCGATGGGACCGAAACGGGGGCTGTCCGGCTCCCCTGGACCGCGCACGGCCCCCGCCGGCTGGAGGCGGGGGCCGTGCAGGTCAGGCAACCGGCAGACGGTCAGTAGCCGTCCGGGATTTCACCGGCGCGCAGGGTGTCCGCGATGTAGCGGTACTCGGCGGCGTTCTCGCGCGCGCTCGTGGCCGCCCGGGCCGCGCACGTGCGGACGTGCGCGGACTTGGTCGGGTCGGCGGCGGTGCGTTCAGCGGAGGCAGCTGCCGCGTCTGCACGCGGGGCAGCGGTGTTCGCCCAGTAATCGGCTTCACATGCACGGTTCATACGGGCGCGAGTAATGCGGTCCATGCGTTCTCCTTGTCGGGTTGTCAGGGGCGGTTTTTC
It contains:
- a CDS encoding DUF2637 domain-containing protein, which gives rise to MTITETPQTAALNAPASRPPTAVSDAAAPVSGTRGSVSGTVKRKPIKPGRDRLMTALSAAAALGGTLVGVIGFAMSYSTLAKVALAWGFSKDLAPWFPVGVDASIIAFLALDLYLIRKDTPWPLLRMAAHGMTAATVWFNASSQGHIGDDPVKAASHGVMPVLFVIGVEAARRLIIQKARLEAGTAVDRIPLHRWILAPLDTPRFYRRMRLYAVASYEEMVRRQQDLIAYEQWLKRKYKGDLSKATDDERLPMTMAPYGYTVTEALALPEQQEREAQARAEEAERRRLDAETRQELARKKAEAERLEAEGKLEALRARVEGETGQARAHARAQVSAAERAAALEQEALDNALVAEARARETQAERKEAQERQAKADADLRAAELERQAAQKRKEAAEADRVAAAEAQAIETQTIAEARRAAAEADRVAAEIEKTAAEARRAAAEADRKKEEEESRKKVALADAAHAEKKAAEAKLAAAETRRAAAEIERRAVEAEDVAKLKPRERAVRRVARMILAVGGAAERLPLADIQHELEVASPSTASEYRQEAADLLASGYRP